A single region of the Sorghum bicolor cultivar BTx623 chromosome 9, Sorghum_bicolor_NCBIv3, whole genome shotgun sequence genome encodes:
- the LOC8069529 gene encoding uncharacterized protein LOC8069529 produces MGVGAAEPKEPAAATAAGAPAEEAAAGGKEDKAAAVSCSICLDAVLAGAGERSTARLHCGHEFHLDCIGSAFNAKGVMQCPNCRKIEKGNWLYANGSRSAHDVSMDEWAHDEDLYDVSYSEMPLRFHWCPFGRLAQLPSLFEEGESSPPITFHDFMGQHVFTEQVAVSAAPGTTHPCPYVAYLHPLPPLTSSSSSHVPERTMDRPAYHDHWNPMAGPSDVRPMQTMQPADFHHSHWAHVPHSYAQPNSNNEQPGIPFGTRAARVDGDSQRRASVVSPSYFSNGSGSRSRPPSVPPLMPQFMRAHGSISEQYQQNSSSSLFAGAHRSGGMRPAPTPLPENPTFSLFPPGSSGHSSMETDDVGGSRFYAWERDRFAPYPLMPVDCETSWWTSQQQSHSTSEPTSAPRRLFGQWLGVGRSSPEHRSPEGSSYRQMHSPRM; encoded by the exons ATGGGCGTCGGTGCGGCGGAGCCCAAGGAGCCTgcggcggcgacggccgccGGGGCGCCGGCGGAGGAGGCCGCGGcgggcggcaaggaggacaaggCCGCGGCGGTGTCCTGCTCGATCTGCCTCGACGCCGTGCTCGCCGGCGCCGGGGAGAGGTCCACCGCCAGGCTGCACTGCGGCCACGAGTTCCACCTAG ATTGCATTGGATCAGCATTTAATGCCAAAGGGGTTATGCAATGCCCCAACTGCCGCAAAATTGAGAAAGGGAATTGGCTTTATGCAAATGGTTCCCGATCTGCACATGATGTTAGCATGGATGAGTGGGCCCATGATGAAGACCTTTATGATGTTAGCTACTCAGAAATG CCACTTCGCTTCCATTGGTGTCCATTTGGTCGCTTAGCACAACTTCCATCTTTATTCGA GGAAGGAGAATCATCACCTCCAATTACAT TTCATGACTTCATGGGACAACATGTATTTACGGAGCAAGTAGCTGTATCTGCTGCACCAGGGACAACTCATCCTTGCCCCTATGTGGCATACTTGCATCCTCTTCCACCACTGACGTCATCGTCAAGCTCCCATGTCCCTGAGAGGACTATGGATCGTCCTGCATACCATGATCATTGGAACCCCATGGCTGGGCCATCAGATGTTAGGCCCATGCAAACAATGCAACCTGCTGATTTCCATCATAGCCATTGGGCACACGTGCCCCATTCTTATGCTCAACCCAACAGTAATAACGAGCAGCCAGGAATCCCTTTTGGAACAAGGGCTGCACGGGTTGATGGTGATAGCCAACGTCGAGCATCTGTTGTTTCTCCGTCTTACTTCAGTAATGG GTCTGGTTCCAGATCTAGACCTCCCAGTGTTCCTCCTCTGATGCCTCAATTCATGAGGGCTCATGGCAGCATCAGCGAACAGTACCAACAGAATTCATCATCGAGCCTATTTGCTGGGGCGCATAGGTCAGGAGGCATGCGACCTGCCCCAACACCTCTACCAGAGAACcctaccttttccttgttcccgCCGGGTTCATCTGGCCATAGCTCGATGGAGACTGATGATGTGGGAGGAAGCCGGTTCTACGCCTGGGAGCGTGACCGATTCGCCCCATACCCGTTGATGCCTGTGGACTGCGAGACAAGCTGGTGGACCTCACAGCAGCAGTCTCATAGCACATCAGAGCCTACATCCGCGCCAAGGAGGCTGTTTGGGCAATGGCTCGGCGTCGGCAGGTCGTCCCCTGAACATAGATCGCCCGAGGGGTCTTCGTATCGGCAAATGCACTCACCGCGGATGTAG